TTCCTATCTGCTACCAAACGAAGGCGGCCATTCAGGACAATGTAAATGGCCTCCGATTCATCACCTCTGTGGAAAATTACTTGCCCAGCATTCACCTGCACCCATTCAAGAGCAAAATCAATGTGGAGGATCAGGCGTGGTAAAACATGCGTCAacctcttggccatggtgaggAGCACGATAGGGTATTTATCCACAATTCTTTCCAGCGCTGCTCCGGGGAGGAAACCAACGTAAACGTCCGTCTTGGCAACAACATCGATAAAGGATCGATACGACGACACGCTGCCGATGTAGCCAGCTAATCCGCCGGGCTTCACCAATGACACGCTGCGACGGGTACGCCCATTGTCCTTGTTGGAATCAGTCCGACGAGTGGCATTGTTTCTTGCGTCAATATTAAATGATGCGGTGCCAGATGTCTGTAGAATGTTGTGTGGGCGTTGTTCCGTTGTGTATGTACCAATATCGAGAAATCCGTCAACAACATAGTACAGGCCAGGATTTCGTTCACCTTGCTCGACTAGTACAGAGCCCTTGGGAAAGAAGACAATCTCCACCTCGTCTTTGATCTCGTGAGATAATATGTGCGCACTTGGAGGCGTGTGAACCGTTAAGCCACTCGATGTGATTGACTCAGTTTCGCCATCTCCAGAAGTTTCGAACGGCCCCATAAACCCAAATGCATTATTTGTTCCAAAGGTCTTGCGTCTGTGATCTGCGGACAGTAGCCTTGGGGAGCCATCGACTGATTCTGGTTCACGTGACGACGAACCACTTCCATTCAGACCAAGAGACTTGAACATGCATTCGAGAATGGATGATCGGAACAAATTATCTTCATCAAGGGACTCTCTTGAATCCACGGATATTCTTGCATGCCGTTGAGAGTCGAATGGGTTGAAAGACCTGTGGGCAAGCGGACTAGTCACATCCTTTGCACTAGCTCCTGGTGTGATGGGAGAACGACCAGCATTTCGGCTAGCGTGAATATTCGCCAAATCACCGGGGTGGCTTGAAGTATGCTGGCGATTTTGAGGAGATTCCTCCACGGACAAATTAGATCCCAAAACTGAGGATGGTCGATGCTTGGTCATTGAGGACAGCATTGCTTCCCTGCGCAGCGTAGTGCTACTAGAGCGGCGACGTCTGGTAGCCGCTGCATTATGCAAGGCGATGCCGTTTctctcatcatcaccagcaaTGCGTGCTCGCTCATGCTTGAACTTTTCCTTCAACCTTGACAAGGCATCGCCTCTGAGAATGTTGGGAAGTTGGCACACGGTGTATTTGGTCATGCTCTTCTCCGTTTGCAACACCTCTCCAGTCAAGCCGAGGTAATCGAAAGCATGAGCCAGGGTAACGCGTTGAAAACGAGATAGAATGACATGGACGATGTGCGAAGTAGCTTTCGGGTAGATCCTGATGAGACGGCGGAACGCACTCGCGGGAATGATGGCAATTGTTGTGTCCACAGTGGCCCGAGCAATAATGTCAGGGTGTGCTGAGTGAGAAGCCACTCTTCCCGGAAGCTTGGGTCTCTGGGGTTGCGTCGGAGACGAAGGGTCCAAAGAAATGGGAGGGATGTTGGAGCCAGACTCGTGGAGATCACCCACAGGGAGCAGCTGGCTTTTACCTTCCGCCGATACACTCTTGTCGTCTGGCTGGCCGCCCTTCCCATCCAGATGAGGCGTATTAGGCATAGAAGCTGGAGCAGGTGTAAAGCTTTGTGTCTCGGATTCGCCGACTGAGAGATGCCTGCGGTAGTCACTCTCCCCATTTGGAGGCACTGGAGAGGCTTCATCGTTTAGGCGAAGCCTCACATCCTCAGTGAAGAGCGACATGATGGAAAAGAGCGAGGACATAGGAGCTCCATTACGCACTTCCGTCAAGAGCTGATATCTCTGTTGGTCCGGAGCCACTTCCTCGTCACTGGATGTGTCGAGGTCATGGGCAGCCAAAGGTTCACGGGCGGTCTTGTGTCTGCCAGATTTGACGAAAATCTCAACCAAACCATCAACGACAATACAAAATCCCTTTTCCTCTTCCAGGTTGATTGTCTCACCAGCAATCAGTTTCCTGGTCTGCATGCTGCGCGTCAATTCGTGAAAGACTGGACGCTCAAGGTAGCCGAAAATCTTGATAGCGCTCAGGAACTCATCGAGGTAGCTCGCTAGTCCTCCTTTATTGCCCTCCTCGTGACTATCTGGGAAAAGATCTATTTCAGGTTCTTTCCGTTGGGGCTCAGGCGGGAGCCTGGAGTACATGTTCAGGATGCGATATCTCACAACCCAACTGACAGCAGAAACAACACCGACCAGGATGAACATACTAATCAACATGTaagccaagaaaaaaacaaccGTGGACTTGACAAAGGAAAGGCAAACATACAGCGTAGTAGCGTTCATAGTCACCGTCCAGCTACTGGAAAACAAGGCATAGAGCAGCCTGGGGATAGAAATGGTTGCTAAACGCACGACCCAGTATAACACGGTAGAGGTCAGATTGAAGACGACATACAGCAGCCACCCAAAGAATCCGAGCCAGCCTGTAGGCTCATGAGCAGCTGCTACCTTTGCTGATGCAGTAATCATGGCGTCGGTAAGTGGCTGGGCTGCTGAAGGGTCCCATGGGGCAGCAAGCGACGAGGCGACGCTGCTGGCCACTTGCGCGGCATTCGACAAGTCAGATGCCATGGCTGCGAGTGTTGTAGCAAGTTATGGCCCAGCATGATGTGAGGGCGGCACAGAGGAGGCCGGGTAGTGCCAAAAGGATGCAACAGCAGGACGAAGCAAATATTGTGGGAAGTGAAAGGGTGTAGGGAGGCTagaaaaaaagacgagaATAAATACGGCCCCAGTTTCATGGGTTCCCAGCCGGCTGTCAGAAGCTCTGTCTGTCTGCACTGGAGCTTCGATTTGCCCCACTTTGTCCGACATTTGGCCGGGCGGTCACTGGCCAGGATGAGGCGGACGAGCCCCGCCGACCACTCCTGCCGCCGTCATAGAATTTCTTGTCAATCCAAGCTCTGGAGGGAGGGGCAGACAGGACGTGGATAGCGAAATAATCACATGCCGCCGTCTGCCAACACTTCACACCACCATCGCCACGAAAACTGCACCTGACTAGAATCAGGGAGCTCCGGAAGGATCCACGTCAGCTTCCGTAGCTGAAATAGCCATGGGCTACTGAGCACTTCGACATCGATCTGTCCCGCGATGCCTTTTGCgcagcttgttcttggcaGCCCTGGCTCTGGCAAGAGCACTTATTGCGATGGCAGTACGTCCTCTTGCCTCGATATGTCTCAGGTCAAGTGAGGAGAAGCTAAAAACTGTTTTGTAGTGCACCAATTCATGGGCGCCATCGGCCGGGCATGCTCTGTCGTGAACCTCGACCCTGCCAACGACCACACCAATTACCCATGTGCACTAGACATTCGAAGTCTGATAAAATTAGAAGATATTATGAAGGAGGATCGACTTGGGCCGAATGGCGGCATACTGTATGCCCttgaggagctggagcaCAACTTTGAGTGGCTAGAGGAAGGGTTGAAAGAGCTTGGCGACGACTATATCCTGTTTGATTGCCCTGGTCAAGTTGAGCTCTACACACATCACACTTCTCTGCGAAACATTTTTTACAAGCTTCAGAAGTCTAAGTTTAGGGTACGTCATACTATTAGCCTACCGGATGTGGGTGCCGCAACTAACCCCTTACAGTTTGTCTGCGTGCACTTATCCGACTCCATCTGCGTAACGCAACCGTCATTATATGTCTCCAATGTGCTCCTGTCCCTTCGAGCCATGATCCAGATGGACATGCCGCATGTCAACGTCCTGTCCAAGATTGACAAGGTGTCAGCATACGACGAGTTGCCGTTCAACCTGGAATTTTATACTGATGTCGATGACCTGAACTATCTTACACCATATCTTGAATCCGAGTCGCCAGCTCTGCGGAGTGAAAGGTTTGCTGGACTTAACGAAGCCATTGCCAATATGATAGAAAGTTATGGGCTAGTGCGATATGAGGTCCTTGCTGTTGAGAATAAGAAAAGCATGATGCACCTGCTTCGTGTTATTGATAGGGCAGGCGGCTatgtctttggcggcgccgaAGGTGCGAATGATACCATCTGGGCTGTGACCATGCGGAGTGAGTCGTCCATGCTAGACGTTCAGAACATACAAGAACGCTGGATCGACCAGAAAGAGGAGTATGATAAGATGGAAAGGGACGCGGAGGAGGAACAAGCGCGGCTTGCCGAAGAGCAGGCCATGGAGTTGGACGATGCaacgccgccagcaccagccgcTGCATATCCCTCAACGCAAATGGATCCCGACTTTGGTGACATGTCATTGCCGTCAGATAGTGGGATCAAAGTGGTTAGGAAAAAATGATACCCTGTTGCAAGCTCACACTTCATCCTCATTCGTGGCATTGTCCAAGTCTGAGCCATCGTCCACAACGTCCAGCATGGATTCATCCTGCTCAAACCGTAGAGTCTGGGAAATTTGCGACCCCGACGACGCTTGCTCCTTAGCCGCGAGAATAAGCCGCCGTGCCTGGCGAATGGCCTCTTCTTCCGCCTTGCGAATAGTACCACTCACTCGCACCACGCGAAAAATGCATGGCCGTCCATCCTTAGCGGGAACATGGTCCATGAACGTCAAAGCCGACCAGAGTATCTGGTAGTGAGCTCTGTGGCAACGCAGAATGAATGTAGATGTGGCCAGGGACAAATATTTCACTATCAAATGCATCAGCAATCACCAAATAGCACAAAGCCCTCGCACAAAGCGCGCCGCAAGATGCTAAGGTTCTCTTACCCGATAAGTTTCCTTCCAACGCGCCCAGTCCTGAATCGCCAAATAAAAGCCCAACTTGGGTTCTAATCGCCTCGAGCAAAGCTCGCGGCGTCACTCTCTCGAGGGTGGGTTGATGCTGGACCACGAAACCAGGGACTTTGGCAGCAGAGGATTTTGTGGCGTCGGGGGGGTAAATGATGTTGACGAGCAGATATCGCTCCTTTATTCGAACCATTTTTGCTATATTCCAGCCGTTGTAACGGGTCGCGTGAAACGGACGAGTGAGAGCTGGTTTCCAGAGTTTGCGAATGCAAAAAGATGAATAAGGAATGAGGCGTCGTTCGCTGTTACCCGTCAAGTGGGGCCGATCCATGGCCCGCGGCTGACAGCTCTCCCTCCTCTTTTGAATGCAGCTTCACAACTTGGACTCAAATGTTTCCCAGTGTAGCCGCAGACTGATAAATTGCTTGTTGTATCAGCCATAATTGTTAGAATATCAACCGTATTTTGTTTGCCACTGCTGAATCCATCGGCTTCCAAATGGACAACCTCACGGCAGCTATCCTGGTTGTCTCCACGACGGCTGCCCAGGATCCCTCCACTGATGCATCCGCTTCTGTTCTGCGCAATGTGCTGGCAGAAGACGGAGGTGGGAAATGGCAGGTGATGGCGGAGAGTATAGTATCCGATGATGTGCTTGCTATTCAAAGACGGATTATACAATGGGCTGATGGGGCAGATGCGCCGCATCTGATTATCACAACGGGAGGAACAGGATTCGCTGTGTCGGACGGGACGCCGGAGGTGAGTTTTGAATTTGAATGAGTCAATCTGAAGAATCTTTATTAATTGATTCAAGGCAATTAATCCACTGCTTCATAAACAAGCCCCCGGACTGGTACATGCCATGCTCTCTACCTCCCTGGCTGTCACCCCCTGTAAATGGTCCTCTCCGAACCTCAAGGTATACCTAGCTAACATGATCAGTTGCCATGATGTCCAGGCCAGCGGCTGGCGTAAGAAACAAATCACTAATTGTCACTCTCCCCGGATCTCCCAAAGGCGCCAAGGAGAATCTCCAGGCCATCATCAAAACGCTTCCCCATGCCTGTCTACAAGCAGCCGGCGCCAATTCGCGGGCCCTTCACGCCGGAGGGGTCAAGAAACTCGAGGCAGACGCAGGGATCAGCAGTTCAAAAAGCAAGCAAGGCCATTCGCACGaccatcgtcatcaccatcgtcaccacgggcatggccacggccacggcaatCTCGTCAGACACAGCAACCCGGAAGCGACAGCCTTATCAAACGATCCAGCTCTTGGCCCAACTCGTCGGCATCGTGAATCCCCTTACCCCATGATCTCGGTAGGAGATGCACTCGCACTAATCTCCGAGCACACTCCTGATCCCGACATTCACGAACACCCCGTAACCGACAAGATCATCGGCTCCGTGCTGGCGGAGGACGTAAGTGCTCGCGAAAATGTACCCGCGTTTCGCGCCAGCATTGTAGATGGATACGCCGTCGTGGCGCCTAAAGATGGCACCATGAAGGGAGTCTTCCCCGTGACAGCCGTGTCACATGCTGCCCCCGGCGAAACTAAGGCCCTCACAGAGGGAGAAATCGCACGAATTACCACCGGGGCTCCCTTGCCACCGGGTGCTACATCCGTCATCATGGTGGAGGATACGATATTGAAAACCATGACGGACGACGGCaaagaggaaaaggaagTAGAAATTCAAGCCGAGGGTGTCAAGGAAGGTGAAAACATTCGCGAAGTAGGAAGCGATGTCTCCCAGGGCACCGTGATCCTTAACAAGGGCGAGCAAATCTCTGGGGTCGGAGGCGAAATCGGCCTTCTTGCGTCTGTTGGagtcgccgccatcaggGTTTACAAAAAGCCTGTTATCGGAATTTTATCCACTGGTGACGAAATCATTGAACATGATCGAGCTGGGCCTCTTCGTCTAGGTGAAGTCCGAGACACGAACAGAATCACGCTCATTTCCGCCGTCAAAGAATGGGGGTTTGAAGTCGTTGATCTGGGCATCTCAAAGGACAAGCCGGCCTCATTAGAAGAGACGCTTCGAAATGGTCTGCGACAGGCAGACGTGCTCATCACCACTGGCGGCGTGTCCATGGGCGAGCTTGATCTGTTGAAACCCACCATTGAGCGGTCCCTCGGGGGCACGATTCATTTTGGACGAGTGGCGATGAAACCTGGCAAGCCCACGACGTTTGCTACCGTCCCCGTCAAGGATAACAACGGCCAGCGCAGGTCAAAGGTCATCTTCTCGCTCCCTGGAAATCCCGCGTCAGCACTGGTAACATTCCACTTGTTTGTCCTGCCCTCGTTGCATAAACAAGCCGGTGTGTCGCCAGTGGGATTGCCAAAGGTCTCTGTATTTTTAGGCCATGAATTTCCCATGGACCCTAGACCAGAGTATCACCGTGCCGTGGTTACGGTGGGCCAGGACGGCGTGTTGACGGCGAGCAGTACCGGTGGCCAGAGAAGCTCCAAGGTGGGGAGCTTGAGGTCAGCGAATGCATTGGTCTGTATGCCTTCTGGTACGGGAAAGTTGAAGAAAGGCTCTACAGTAGATGCATTGTTGATAGGTGCTCTGCGGACGTCCTAAATACTTGTGGAATATGTAAACGTATTTATTACAAACTGAAATTCCATCACTTCCTATATTACAGTGGGTAGCTAATCAGCAAGTCCGTGTGTCGCGCGGGACACCTTTTGTTATTTGGCGGTCTGCTATCACAAACAACTTAAGCTCGAGCTCTAGTTTAAAGCAAATCTATGGATCTCATCTGCCAGTGAATGCCTGGTGTACAATTCCGAATGTAGGGGGATGGTGGTACAGCTATGAAAAACACGGGTTCCCCCCAGCTCAGCTTCCAACGCCTTGCCAAATATTGCATTCGGCATAATGCATGCAGGACTTTACCATCCCAGCGGTATCCCTACCACATCAAATTATGCAGAGACAAGATGCCCCTGTAGTGCTTtccgtcgtcgtctcccATTCGAATGTCATCTAGCTAGTTGCGCCGAAGTTGGGTGCCTTTCCAGAAACCAACAGGCCAATAATCAGCCCAAACAGGCCGAGGACGGAGCTGAAAATCTCAATGACGAGAATCTTGACGAACCTATCGAAACGAGTCAGTATGGTCATCCCGAGTAACCGATATAGAGGAGGGAGGGCGCACAATGACGGGTCAGCAGCATCAGCTAAAGCAGCCCCAGACCCGTTAATGCCCACGGCGATGCCGCAGACGAGATTGCAAAGTCCAACCGTCAGACCGGACCAGAATAGCGCAAACCCAGTATAGTATGATTCGGCGGACGCGGCAGCCACGACGTCAGTCTTGTCGACCTTGGAAGAGAAGACGATTGCCATGATGACGCCGTAAATGGCGACGACTtcgcagaagatgatggagatgagGTTCTTGGTTCGAATTCGGGGAGCCTTGACGCCAGCGCCGAGAATTGAAGATCCGGTGATGAAGATGCCCCTGGCGAAATTCGTTAGCACTGAAGTAGTCGTAAGTGAAGCAAGTAAATCGTAGATGGCGGCAGGGGCGAACGCACCATGCAGCGCCAACGACAGATAATCCAATACACAGAGCAATGCCCAAATCGGCCCACGCATAGGGGGACACAGATTCGAGGAAGGCTCCGACATTGAAGGCTTCACCGCTCCCGGTAAAGAGCATATCTTGAACAGCGTCAGCGAACCTCCAAATCAAGCCACAACGACTGGGGACAACACACAAGCTCCCACCACTGTCAGAAACGACGCAACGCCGCCCACGCCATATGTGAGACTCATTATAGCAACAAGGTTGTGGAAATACCGAcgacgaaaaagaaaacaagggGGAAAACTCTTGACTGATACCGCGTCGACAGTCGCGAGGTAACAAGCTTGCTTCGGCGATATGGTTTCCCTTACGGCCCCGACTTGAAGCTCTGCTAGGCCAGCGACACCAGGGGCCAGCCAGCGACGTCACATGATGTGTCTAACCCGCGGTTGTGTGCTTAGTCAGACCAGGCAGATACACCCCTCCCTGCACGGCGCCGCATCGGAGCTCTTTGAACATTACAACACCAGGGCCTTTGCTGCAAACATCAAAAACATCCCACATAGAAAAAGAACGAAAGAAGGCCAGGACAGCGCAATCATGGCGTCAGGAGCGCAGTCGTTCTACGAGCTGTACCGCCGAAGCAGGTACCTCATGTCCAACAGTGCGATGGCAGAAGGGAGACGGCCGAACACGGGCTAACACGGGCGGTGACAGCATCGGGCTCGCTTTGACAGATACCCTCGACGACCTGATCAGCGAAGAGCGCATCAACCCGCAGCTGGCGATGAAAATCCTCGGCAACTTTGACCAGGCCATCACAGAAGCGCTGCAGAAGAACGTCAAGAGCAGGCTGCAATTTAAGGTTGGTTGCAAACCGGGCCAGCGCGCGGCGTCGGGATTTGATTTGCAGAATACGCAATGATGCTGACACGGAGGATGACGGTAGGGGAGCCTCGATACCTACAGATTCTGCGACGAGGTGTGGACCTTCTTGATCAAGAACGTCACCTTCAAGATGGACAACGGCAGCCAATCCGTCCAAgcggacaaggtcaagattgTAAGCTGCAACGCCAAGAAACCTGGCGAGGGGGCGTAGATTGGAAATAACTGTTCCTGGGAGATTCGTTGTATAATGGGTGGGTTATCAACTAGAGTGACGGATGATGCTACGACCATTCAAGATACAGCTCGCGGCTTGCATTTGACGGCGTTTTAGGCGTGGGCAGAAGTTCGGAGTTTTCGGCACGGTAGAACATGAATTTATTGCCtgttattatttttatttttcaacTGCTGCATGCCGCGTACAGTCGCGTCTAGttgtactactccgtagactgTGGTGACTTGCCGTATCCGCGAGAAGCGATTCAAGTCGTCATGGCCGTTCGAACACCGGCCCCCAGGTACTGACTGGACCGACCTCCAAGTTCTCCACAGCACATGCAGCCGTCCCGTCCCCTGGGTTCCGGACTTGGCACCTCGAAGTGTCCAAGCcacgccatcgccagccaacTTACAACGAAGGCCATCCGCCCCGATCCAGCACTCATCCCACACCCTCCACGATCCCAAGATCATGGTCCGCCAGCGTCGCGGCAGGAAATCCAGCGCCGCAGCCCAACCCGCACCCACCATGGTCTCCGGCCCCCAGACTCCCGCATCCACCCGCACGCAATGGATCGTCTACGCCGTTGCGAGCGGCGCCTGCGCGGCATTCAACGGCGTCTTTGCAAAGCTGTACGTCCATCCGCGTACACGAACCACACGTCTCCTCGCGCAAAAAAAGGTACTAACAGGACAGTACAACCACGGAACTCACGTCCACCCTGGCCCATAAGCTGGCCACCG
The DNA window shown above is from Metarhizium brunneum chromosome 1, complete sequence and carries:
- the toa2 gene encoding Transcription initiation factor IIA subunit 2 — its product is MASGAQSFYELYRRSSIGLALTDTLDDLISEERINPQLAMKILGNFDQAITEALQKNVKSRLQFKGSLDTYRFCDEVWTFLIKNVTFKMDNGSQSVQADKVKIVSCNAKKPGEGA
- the NTE1 gene encoding Lysophospholipase encodes the protein MASDLSNAAQVASSVASSLAAPWDPSAAQPLTDAMITASAKVAAAHEPTGWLGFFGWLLYVVFNLTSTVLYWVVRLATISIPRLLYALFSSSWTVTMNATTLMFILVGVVSAVSWVVRYRILNMYSRLPPEPQRKEPEIDLFPDSHEEGNKGGLASYLDEFLSAIKIFGYLERPVFHELTRSMQTRKLIAGETINLEEEKGFCIVVDGLVEIFVKSGRHKTAREPLAAHDLDTSSDEEVAPDQQRYQLLTEVRNGAPMSSLFSIMSLFTEDVRLRLNDEASPVPPNGESDYRRHLSVGESETQSFTPAPASMPNTPHLDGKGGQPDDKSVSAEGKSQLLPVGDLHESGSNIPPISLDPSSPTQPQRPKLPGRVASHSAHPDIIARATVDTTIAIIPASAFRRLIRIYPKATSHIVHVILSRFQRVTLAHAFDYLGLTGEVLQTEKSMTKYTVCQLPNILRGDALSRLKEKFKHERARIAGDDERNGIALHNAAATRRRRSSSTTLRREAMLSSMTKHRPSSVLGSNLSVEESPQNRQHTSSHPGDLANIHASRNAGRSPITPGASAKDVTSPLAHRSFNPFDSQRHARISVDSRESLDEDNLFRSSILECMFKSLGLNGSGSSSREPESVDGSPRLLSADHRRKTFGTNNAFGFMGPFETSGDGETESITSSGLTVHTPPSAHILSHEIKDEVEIVFFPKGSVLVEQGERNPGLYYVVDGFLDIGTYTTEQRPHNILQTSGTASFNIDARNNATRRTDSNKDNGRTRRSVSLVKPGGLAGYIGSVSSYRSFIDVVAKTDVYVGFLPGAALERIVDKYPIVLLTMAKRLTHVLPRLILHIDFALEWVQVNAGQVIFHRGDESEAIYIVLNGRLRLVADRKDGGMSALAEFGQGESVGELEVLTETVRPGTLHAIRDTELVKFPRTLFNSLAQEHPNITIKISKIIASRMRAAVEDPPKNGAEESGSGAINNQRKSTMNLRTVAILPVTAGVPVVEFGNRLMNALAQVGPPNGATSLNQSAILNHLGKHAFNKMGKLRLTQYLADLEEKYGLVVYVADTSVNSPWTQTCITQADSILLVGLADGSSATGEYERFMLGMKSTARKMLVLVHNERFSRPGLTRSWLRNRMWINGGHYHIQMPYSTNTIPVHLPPSKRLGKALKERVQVLQAEIQKYTSRKVHHTPYYSPDTPYKSDFHRLARRLCGKSIGLVLGGGGARGMSQIGVIRAMEEAGIPIDVIGGTSIGAFVGALYARHADIVPMFGFAKKFFGRMASLWRFALDLTYPSASYTTGHEFNRGIFKTFGNTQIEDFWLEYYCNTTNISKSRVEFHTSGYAWRYIRASMSLAGLLPPLCDEGSMLLDGGYVDNLTVSHMKALGVDIIFAVDVGALDDDTPQTYGDSLSGMWAFFNRWNPLSAHPNPPTLAEIQGRLAYVSSVDALERAKTMPGCIYMRPPVDDYGTLDFIKFDEVYQTGYKFGKEFLQKLKDEGGFPWMEEAEAKEAMRRTKAPRRASI
- the RPP1 gene encoding Ribonuclease P/MRP protein subunit, with product MVRIKERYLLVNIIYPPDATKSSAAKVPGFVVQHQPTLERVTPRALLEAIRTQVGLLFGDSGLGALEGNLSVKYLSLATSTFILRCHRAHYQILWSALTFMDHVPAKDGRPCIFRVVRVSGTIRKAEEEAIRQARRLILAAKEQASSGSQISQTLRFEQDESMLDVVDDGSDLDNATNEDEV
- the GPN2 gene encoding GPN-loop GTPase 2, giving the protein MPFAQLVLGSPGSGKSTYCDGMHQFMGAIGRACSVVNLDPANDHTNYPCALDIRSLIKLEDIMKEDRLGPNGGILYALEELEHNFEWLEEGLKELGDDYILFDCPGQVELYTHHTSLRNIFYKLQKSKFRFVCVHLSDSICVTQPSLYVSNVLLSLRAMIQMDMPHVNVLSKIDKVSAYDELPFNLEFYTDVDDLNYLTPYLESESPALRSERFAGLNEAIANMIESYGLVRYEVLAVENKKSMMHLLRVIDRAGGYVFGGAEGANDTIWAVTMRSESSMLDVQNIQERWIDQKEEYDKMERDAEEEQARLAEEQAME
- the GPHN gene encoding Gephyrin: MDNLTAAILVVSTTAAQDPSTDASASVLRNVLAEDGGGKWQVMAESIVSDDVLAIQRRIIQWADGADAPHLIITTGGTGFAVSDGTPEAINPLLHKQAPGLVHAMLSTSLAVTPFAMMSRPAAGVRNKSLIVTLPGSPKGAKENLQAIIKTLPHACLQAAGANSRALHAGGVKKLEADAGISSSKSKQGHSHDHRHHHRHHGHGHGHGNLVRHSNPEATALSNDPALGPTRRHRESPYPMISVGDALALISEHTPDPDIHEHPVTDKIIGSVLAEDVSARENVPAFRASIVDGYAVVAPKDGTMKGVFPVTAVSHAAPGETKALTEGEIARITTGAPLPPGATSVIMVEDTILKTMTDDGKEEKEVEIQAEGVKEGENIREVGSDVSQGTVILNKGEQISGVGGEIGLLASVGVAAIRVYKKPVIGILSTGDEIIEHDRAGPLRLGEVRDTNRITLISAVKEWGFEVVDLGISKDKPASLEETLRNGLRQADVLITTGGVSMGELDLLKPTIERSLGGTIHFGRVAMKPGKPTTFATVPVKDNNGQRRSKVIFSLPGNPASALVTFHLFVLPSLHKQAGVSPVGLPKVSVFLGHEFPMDPRPEYHRAVVTVGQDGVLTASSTGGQRSSKVGSLRSANALVCMPSGTGKLKKGSTVDALLIGALRTS